The following proteins come from a genomic window of Taeniopygia guttata chromosome 25, bTaeGut7.mat, whole genome shotgun sequence:
- the CTXND2 gene encoding cortexin domain containing 2, translating to METPTVLPTMDVDKAVATAFVVLLGLFLLAMTVRCARLVVDPYSAIPTSTWEEEPIN from the coding sequence ATGGAGACCCCCACGGTGCTGCCCACCATGGACGTGGACAAAGCCGTGGCCACGGCCTtcgtggtgctgctggggctcttCCTCCTGGCCATGACCGTGCGCTGCGCCCGGCTGGTGGTGGATCCCTACAGCGCCATTCCCACCTCCACCTGGGAGGAGGAACCCATCAActga